From the genome of Anopheles moucheti chromosome 3, idAnoMoucSN_F20_07, whole genome shotgun sequence, one region includes:
- the LOC128301885 gene encoding 85/88 kDa calcium-independent phospholipase A2 isoform X3: MAWLGIGALASGLVIQRLLGGDVPPNKVQEVKNESYINLQVLQRNESMRLFAPNPNAPDKKLVYEIILERPHSETINTSYSLYRAPTQAAAEEKFEAFHQRLPELVKIVREMYNINGLQKLCDVLIENPSWSLAHVVAFYNLTDYVSNPSIIDFLDYAEYSDMMTPLQVAVKANNIEFVKVLVQSNQCNLEHLDKNSNSVFHFAASTTKEMINLLTAKSTSNLNHCNTDGYTPLHLSCLADKPDCVKALLLAGADTNKMARGAGTSYKPSSTGNVADFLVSNPNKLFTQDMKHGGTPLHWSSSREVLSSLIERGCDVNLVNFNGQTPLHVMVARDRLECVVALLAHDAEIDVVDNSGNTPLHIAVEKKLIPIVQCLVVFGADFNKPNKDGKTPRHMVGKDDSGSKDSMILYILHSVGAKRCSEKVANKCPPGCASGATYNGIPPAQPETSEQREQIQHVLARTTTKSHRNSVPSLISSTIRASIPEERERREVKTIDVSQERKGASMMDALLSMFTNKVEAASKPTSPTSTTSGGGSRTESRPRSACEPGTSGESYGGRGRLLCLDGGGIRGLVLAQMLLEIENLSQTPIVHLFDWIAGTSTGGILALALGCGKTMKQCMCLYLRMKDQAFVGSRPYPSDPLETVLKEQLGEFTVMSDIKHPRLMVTGVMADRKPVNLHLFRNYEAASDILGIVTPSNNRGQPPPPPSEQLVWRAARATGAAPSYFRAFGRFLDGGLIANNPTLDAMTEIHELNAALHHIGRAAEAVPVSVVVSLGTGLTPVVDLKEIDVFRPDSIWDTAKLAYGISTISTLLVDQATASDGRVVDRARAWCSMIGIPYFRFNPQMSDDIAMDEKIDEPLINMLWEAKAYMHSNRKQVIELINLLK, from the exons ATGGCTTGGCTCGGGATCGGTGCACTGGCATCCGGTTTAG TAATCCAGCGGCTGTTAGGCGGTGACGTGCCGCCCAACAAGGTGCAAGAGGTGAAAAATGAGTCCTACATCAACCTGCAAGTACTGCAGCGAAATGAATCGATGCGACTGTTTGCACCGAACCCGAACGCGCCCGACAAAAAGCTGGTGTACGAAATCATTCTGGAACGGCCTCACTCGGAAACGATCAACACGTCCTACAG CTTGTACCGGGCACCAACACAAGCGGCAGCGGAGGAAAAATTTGAAGCCTTCCATCAACGTCTGCCGGAATTAGTAAAAATTGTTCGCGAG ATGTATAATATAAACGGTTTGCAGAAACTTTGTGATGTGCTGATTGAAAACCCTTCCTGGTCCCTGGCAcatgttgttgctttttacaATCTAACCGACTACGTATCGAACCCTAGTATTATCGATTTTCTCGACTATGCCGAATATTCCGACATGATGACTCCACTGCAG GTTGCCGTTAAGGCGAACAACATTGAGTTTGTGAAGGTGTTGGTACAATCGAATCAATGCAACTTGGAGCATCTGGATAAGAACAGCAACTCTGTGTTTCACTTTGCGGCTAGTACGACTAAAGAAATGATAAAT cTGTTAACAGCAAAAAGTACCTCGAACCTAAACCATTGCAATACCGATGGTTATACACCGCTGCATCTGTCCTGTTTGGCCGATAAACCGGACTGCGTGAAGGCGTTACTGTTGGCCGGGGCCgatacaaacaaaatggcCCGCGGTGCTGGTACGTCCTACA AACCTTCTTCTACAGGTAATGTAGCTGATTTTCTTGTCAGCAATCCAAATAAACTGTTCACGCAGGACATGAAACACGGTGGCACACCGCTGCACTGGAGCTCGAGCCGGGAGGTACTGAGCTCGCTAATAGAACGCGGCTGTGACGTGAATTTAGTAAACTTTAACGGCCAAACACCGCTGCACGTAATG GTTGCACGTGACCGGTTGGAATGTGTAGTTGCGTTGTTAGCGCACGATGCGGAGATCGACGTAGTCGACAACTCGGGCAACACGCCACTGCACATTGCGGTGGAGAAGAAACTAATCCCGATCGTGCAGTGTTTGGTGGTGTTCGGCGCTGACtttaacaaaccaaacaaggaCGGTAAAACACCACGCCACATGGTCGGCAAGGATGATAGTGGTTCGAAGGATTCGATGATACTGTACATCTTACACTCGGTTGGGGCAAAACGGTGCTCGGAGAAGGTTGCCAACAAATGCCCGCCGGGATGTGCGTCCGGTGCTACCTATAATGGTATTCCACCCGCACAACCGGAAACCTCGGAGCAACGGGAACAAATCCAGCACGTGTTGGCCCGTACGACCACCAAATCGCATCGGAACAGTGTGCCAAGCCTCATATCGAGCACGATACGGGCTAGCATTCCGGAGGAGCGCGAAAGGCGCGAGGTCAAAACGATAGATGTCAGCCAGGAACGGAAGGGGGCCAGCATGATGGATGCGTTGCTGTCGATGTTTACGAATAAGGTAGAGGCGGCCTCCAAGCCAACCTCTCCCACGTCGACCACTTC CGGTGGTGGAAGCCGGACGGAGTCTAGACCACGCTCGGCATGTGAACCCGGAACTAGCGGTGAATCGTACGGTGGCCGGGGTCGTTTACTTTGCCTAGATGGTGGCGGTATTAGGGGGTTGGTATTGGCACAAATGCTGTTGGAGATAGAAAACCTCTCCCAGACACCTATCGTGCATCTGTTTGATTGGATCGCTGGTACGAGCACCGGTGGCATACTGGCACTCGCGTTAGGCTGTGGCAAAACGATGAAACAGTGCATGTGTTTGTATCTGCGCATGAAGGATCAAGCGTTCGTCGGTTCGCGCCCGTATCCGAGCGATCCGCTCGAGACGGTACTGAAGGAACAGTTGGGTGAGTTTACCGTCATGTCGGACATCAAGCACCCACGGTTGATGGTGACTGGTGTGATGGCCGACCGGAAGCCGGTAAATTTGCACCTCTTCCGCAACTACGAGGCGGCCAGTGACATTCTCGGTATCGTAACGCCCTCGAACAATCGTGGtcaaccaccgccaccgcccaGTGAGCAGCTGGTGTGGCGTGCGGCCCGTGCAACCGGTGCCGCACCGTCCTACTTCCGTGCGTTTGGCCGTTTCCTTGATGGAGGATTGATTGCGAACAATCCGACGCTGGACGCCATGACGGAGATCCACGAGTTGAACGCTGCCCTGCACCATATTGGTCGGGCTGCCGAAGCAGTTCCG GTGTCGGTTGTAGTTTCACTCGGCACTGGATTAACACCCGTGGTGGATTTGAAGGAAATTGATGTGTTCCGTCCGGATAGCATATGGGACACGGCCAAATTGGCGTACGGAATTTCCACTATCA GTACCCTGCTGGTAGATCAAGCCACCGCATCCGACGGTCGGGTGGTGGACCGGGCCAGGGCATGGTGTAGCATGATTGGCATACCGTACTTCCGCTTCAATCCCCAGATGTCGGACGATATAGCGATGGATGAAAAGATTGATGAACCACTAATTAATATGCTGTGGGAGGCGAAAGCATACATGCACAGCAACCGGAAGCAGGTGATAGAGCTGATCAATCTGCTCAAGTAG
- the LOC128301885 gene encoding 85/88 kDa calcium-independent phospholipase A2 isoform X1, with amino-acid sequence MLNVIQRLLGGDVPPNKVQEVKNESYINLQVLQRNESMRLFAPNPNAPDKKLVYEIILERPHSETINTSYSLYRAPTQAAAEEKFEAFHQRLPELVKIVREMYNINGLQKLCDVLIENPSWSLAHVVAFYNLTDYVSNPSIIDFLDYAEYSDMMTPLQVAVKANNIEFVKVLVQSNQCNLEHLDKNSNSVFHFAASTTKEMINLLTAKSTSNLNHCNTDGYTPLHLSCLADKPDCVKALLLAGADTNKMARGAGTSYSKTIPSKPSSTGNVADFLVSNPNKLFTQDMKHGGTPLHWSSSREVLSSLIERGCDVNLVNFNGQTPLHVMVARDRLECVVALLAHDAEIDVVDNSGNTPLHIAVEKKLIPIVQCLVVFGADFNKPNKDGKTPRHMVGKDDSGSKDSMILYILHSVGAKRCSEKVANKCPPGCASGATYNGIPPAQPETSEQREQIQHVLARTTTKSHRNSVPSLISSTIRASIPEERERREVKTIDVSQERKGASMMDALLSMFTNKVEAASKPTSPTSTTSSLKGCTNLLGDFDVGDEPMLTDEIAGAEASKSPAGECSSGGGSRTESRPRSACEPGTSGESYGGRGRLLCLDGGGIRGLVLAQMLLEIENLSQTPIVHLFDWIAGTSTGGILALALGCGKTMKQCMCLYLRMKDQAFVGSRPYPSDPLETVLKEQLGEFTVMSDIKHPRLMVTGVMADRKPVNLHLFRNYEAASDILGIVTPSNNRGQPPPPPSEQLVWRAARATGAAPSYFRAFGRFLDGGLIANNPTLDAMTEIHELNAALHHIGRAAEAVPVSVVVSLGTGLTPVVDLKEIDVFRPDSIWDTAKLAYGISTISTLLVDQATASDGRVVDRARAWCSMIGIPYFRFNPQMSDDIAMDEKIDEPLINMLWEAKAYMHSNRKQVIELINLLK; translated from the exons ATGTTGAATG TAATCCAGCGGCTGTTAGGCGGTGACGTGCCGCCCAACAAGGTGCAAGAGGTGAAAAATGAGTCCTACATCAACCTGCAAGTACTGCAGCGAAATGAATCGATGCGACTGTTTGCACCGAACCCGAACGCGCCCGACAAAAAGCTGGTGTACGAAATCATTCTGGAACGGCCTCACTCGGAAACGATCAACACGTCCTACAG CTTGTACCGGGCACCAACACAAGCGGCAGCGGAGGAAAAATTTGAAGCCTTCCATCAACGTCTGCCGGAATTAGTAAAAATTGTTCGCGAG ATGTATAATATAAACGGTTTGCAGAAACTTTGTGATGTGCTGATTGAAAACCCTTCCTGGTCCCTGGCAcatgttgttgctttttacaATCTAACCGACTACGTATCGAACCCTAGTATTATCGATTTTCTCGACTATGCCGAATATTCCGACATGATGACTCCACTGCAG GTTGCCGTTAAGGCGAACAACATTGAGTTTGTGAAGGTGTTGGTACAATCGAATCAATGCAACTTGGAGCATCTGGATAAGAACAGCAACTCTGTGTTTCACTTTGCGGCTAGTACGACTAAAGAAATGATAAAT cTGTTAACAGCAAAAAGTACCTCGAACCTAAACCATTGCAATACCGATGGTTATACACCGCTGCATCTGTCCTGTTTGGCCGATAAACCGGACTGCGTGAAGGCGTTACTGTTGGCCGGGGCCgatacaaacaaaatggcCCGCGGTGCTGGTACGTCCTACAGCAAAACCATTCCATCGA AACCTTCTTCTACAGGTAATGTAGCTGATTTTCTTGTCAGCAATCCAAATAAACTGTTCACGCAGGACATGAAACACGGTGGCACACCGCTGCACTGGAGCTCGAGCCGGGAGGTACTGAGCTCGCTAATAGAACGCGGCTGTGACGTGAATTTAGTAAACTTTAACGGCCAAACACCGCTGCACGTAATG GTTGCACGTGACCGGTTGGAATGTGTAGTTGCGTTGTTAGCGCACGATGCGGAGATCGACGTAGTCGACAACTCGGGCAACACGCCACTGCACATTGCGGTGGAGAAGAAACTAATCCCGATCGTGCAGTGTTTGGTGGTGTTCGGCGCTGACtttaacaaaccaaacaaggaCGGTAAAACACCACGCCACATGGTCGGCAAGGATGATAGTGGTTCGAAGGATTCGATGATACTGTACATCTTACACTCGGTTGGGGCAAAACGGTGCTCGGAGAAGGTTGCCAACAAATGCCCGCCGGGATGTGCGTCCGGTGCTACCTATAATGGTATTCCACCCGCACAACCGGAAACCTCGGAGCAACGGGAACAAATCCAGCACGTGTTGGCCCGTACGACCACCAAATCGCATCGGAACAGTGTGCCAAGCCTCATATCGAGCACGATACGGGCTAGCATTCCGGAGGAGCGCGAAAGGCGCGAGGTCAAAACGATAGATGTCAGCCAGGAACGGAAGGGGGCCAGCATGATGGATGCGTTGCTGTCGATGTTTACGAATAAGGTAGAGGCGGCCTCCAAGCCAACCTCTCCCACGTCGACCACTTCGTCGCTGAAGGGTTGCACCAATCTGCTCGGAGACTTTGATGTGGGCGATGAACCGATGCTAACGGACGAGATTGCCGGTGCGGAAGCATCCAAAAGTCCAGCGGGAGAATGTTCCAGCGGTGGTGGAAGCCGGACGGAGTCTAGACCACGCTCGGCATGTGAACCCGGAACTAGCGGTGAATCGTACGGTGGCCGGGGTCGTTTACTTTGCCTAGATGGTGGCGGTATTAGGGGGTTGGTATTGGCACAAATGCTGTTGGAGATAGAAAACCTCTCCCAGACACCTATCGTGCATCTGTTTGATTGGATCGCTGGTACGAGCACCGGTGGCATACTGGCACTCGCGTTAGGCTGTGGCAAAACGATGAAACAGTGCATGTGTTTGTATCTGCGCATGAAGGATCAAGCGTTCGTCGGTTCGCGCCCGTATCCGAGCGATCCGCTCGAGACGGTACTGAAGGAACAGTTGGGTGAGTTTACCGTCATGTCGGACATCAAGCACCCACGGTTGATGGTGACTGGTGTGATGGCCGACCGGAAGCCGGTAAATTTGCACCTCTTCCGCAACTACGAGGCGGCCAGTGACATTCTCGGTATCGTAACGCCCTCGAACAATCGTGGtcaaccaccgccaccgcccaGTGAGCAGCTGGTGTGGCGTGCGGCCCGTGCAACCGGTGCCGCACCGTCCTACTTCCGTGCGTTTGGCCGTTTCCTTGATGGAGGATTGATTGCGAACAATCCGACGCTGGACGCCATGACGGAGATCCACGAGTTGAACGCTGCCCTGCACCATATTGGTCGGGCTGCCGAAGCAGTTCCG GTGTCGGTTGTAGTTTCACTCGGCACTGGATTAACACCCGTGGTGGATTTGAAGGAAATTGATGTGTTCCGTCCGGATAGCATATGGGACACGGCCAAATTGGCGTACGGAATTTCCACTATCA GTACCCTGCTGGTAGATCAAGCCACCGCATCCGACGGTCGGGTGGTGGACCGGGCCAGGGCATGGTGTAGCATGATTGGCATACCGTACTTCCGCTTCAATCCCCAGATGTCGGACGATATAGCGATGGATGAAAAGATTGATGAACCACTAATTAATATGCTGTGGGAGGCGAAAGCATACATGCACAGCAACCGGAAGCAGGTGATAGAGCTGATCAATCTGCTCAAGTAG
- the LOC128305377 gene encoding protein A16-like produces the protein MFLAQRNVAVVLLAIFVSLSLALQRVDDTVPKSKELGQQTKLIVDRKGRFLLPADFAVKKKRYSVGTRGVGTFFRAWRNCIEEGKSLATIESAEEQAFLESMLQAISARTRYWIAATNLGAADPNMYTWITTDLPVQTAPDPEPEPEPDSCYTLSPSGNWKMHGCDSSEKTRPYLCEEYY, from the exons ATGTTCCTTGCGCAAAGAAACGTTGCGGTGGTTCTGCTGGCGATTTTCGTCAGCCTATCGTTAGCCTTACAGCGTGTGGACGATACTGTCCCGAAGTCAAAGGAGCTTGGGCAGCAAACGAAACTGATCG TTGATCGCAAGGGACGTTTCCTGCTGCCTGCTGATTTTGCCGTGAAAAAGAAACGGTACAGCGTCGGTACGCGGGGTGTGGGAACGTTCTTCCGAGCCTGGCGGAACTGCATTGAGGAGGGAAAAAGTCTGGCCACCATAGAAAGTGCGGAGGAGCAGGCATTTTTGGAGTCGATGCTAC AAGCGATTTCAGCGCGCACCCGTTACTGGATAGCGGCTACTAACCTGGGTGCAGCAGATCCTAACATGTACACATGGATTACAACGGACCTACCGGTACAAACTGCACCGGACCCTGAGCCTGAACCTGAACCTGACAGCTGTTATACACTGAGTCCATctggaaattggaaaatgcATGGCTGCGACAGTTCGGAAAAGACTCGTCCATACCTCTGTGAAGAGTACTATTAA
- the LOC128301885 gene encoding 85/88 kDa calcium-independent phospholipase A2 isoform X2 → MLNVIQRLLGGDVPPNKVQEVKNESYINLQVLQRNESMRLFAPNPNAPDKKLVYEIILERPHSETINTSYSLYRAPTQAAAEEKFEAFHQRLPELVKIVREMYNINGLQKLCDVLIENPSWSLAHVVAFYNLTDYVSNPSIIDFLDYAEYSDMMTPLQVAVKANNIEFVKVLVQSNQCNLEHLDKNSNSVFHFAASTTKEMINLLTAKSTSNLNHCNTDGYTPLHLSCLADKPDCVKALLLAGADTNKMARGAGTSYSKTIPSSNVADFLVSNPNKLFTQDMKHGGTPLHWSSSREVLSSLIERGCDVNLVNFNGQTPLHVMVARDRLECVVALLAHDAEIDVVDNSGNTPLHIAVEKKLIPIVQCLVVFGADFNKPNKDGKTPRHMVGKDDSGSKDSMILYILHSVGAKRCSEKVANKCPPGCASGATYNGIPPAQPETSEQREQIQHVLARTTTKSHRNSVPSLISSTIRASIPEERERREVKTIDVSQERKGASMMDALLSMFTNKVEAASKPTSPTSTTSSLKGCTNLLGDFDVGDEPMLTDEIAGAEASKSPAGECSSGGGSRTESRPRSACEPGTSGESYGGRGRLLCLDGGGIRGLVLAQMLLEIENLSQTPIVHLFDWIAGTSTGGILALALGCGKTMKQCMCLYLRMKDQAFVGSRPYPSDPLETVLKEQLGEFTVMSDIKHPRLMVTGVMADRKPVNLHLFRNYEAASDILGIVTPSNNRGQPPPPPSEQLVWRAARATGAAPSYFRAFGRFLDGGLIANNPTLDAMTEIHELNAALHHIGRAAEAVPVSVVVSLGTGLTPVVDLKEIDVFRPDSIWDTAKLAYGISTISTLLVDQATASDGRVVDRARAWCSMIGIPYFRFNPQMSDDIAMDEKIDEPLINMLWEAKAYMHSNRKQVIELINLLK, encoded by the exons ATGTTGAATG TAATCCAGCGGCTGTTAGGCGGTGACGTGCCGCCCAACAAGGTGCAAGAGGTGAAAAATGAGTCCTACATCAACCTGCAAGTACTGCAGCGAAATGAATCGATGCGACTGTTTGCACCGAACCCGAACGCGCCCGACAAAAAGCTGGTGTACGAAATCATTCTGGAACGGCCTCACTCGGAAACGATCAACACGTCCTACAG CTTGTACCGGGCACCAACACAAGCGGCAGCGGAGGAAAAATTTGAAGCCTTCCATCAACGTCTGCCGGAATTAGTAAAAATTGTTCGCGAG ATGTATAATATAAACGGTTTGCAGAAACTTTGTGATGTGCTGATTGAAAACCCTTCCTGGTCCCTGGCAcatgttgttgctttttacaATCTAACCGACTACGTATCGAACCCTAGTATTATCGATTTTCTCGACTATGCCGAATATTCCGACATGATGACTCCACTGCAG GTTGCCGTTAAGGCGAACAACATTGAGTTTGTGAAGGTGTTGGTACAATCGAATCAATGCAACTTGGAGCATCTGGATAAGAACAGCAACTCTGTGTTTCACTTTGCGGCTAGTACGACTAAAGAAATGATAAAT cTGTTAACAGCAAAAAGTACCTCGAACCTAAACCATTGCAATACCGATGGTTATACACCGCTGCATCTGTCCTGTTTGGCCGATAAACCGGACTGCGTGAAGGCGTTACTGTTGGCCGGGGCCgatacaaacaaaatggcCCGCGGTGCTGGTACGTCCTACAGCAAAACCATTCCATCGA GTAATGTAGCTGATTTTCTTGTCAGCAATCCAAATAAACTGTTCACGCAGGACATGAAACACGGTGGCACACCGCTGCACTGGAGCTCGAGCCGGGAGGTACTGAGCTCGCTAATAGAACGCGGCTGTGACGTGAATTTAGTAAACTTTAACGGCCAAACACCGCTGCACGTAATG GTTGCACGTGACCGGTTGGAATGTGTAGTTGCGTTGTTAGCGCACGATGCGGAGATCGACGTAGTCGACAACTCGGGCAACACGCCACTGCACATTGCGGTGGAGAAGAAACTAATCCCGATCGTGCAGTGTTTGGTGGTGTTCGGCGCTGACtttaacaaaccaaacaaggaCGGTAAAACACCACGCCACATGGTCGGCAAGGATGATAGTGGTTCGAAGGATTCGATGATACTGTACATCTTACACTCGGTTGGGGCAAAACGGTGCTCGGAGAAGGTTGCCAACAAATGCCCGCCGGGATGTGCGTCCGGTGCTACCTATAATGGTATTCCACCCGCACAACCGGAAACCTCGGAGCAACGGGAACAAATCCAGCACGTGTTGGCCCGTACGACCACCAAATCGCATCGGAACAGTGTGCCAAGCCTCATATCGAGCACGATACGGGCTAGCATTCCGGAGGAGCGCGAAAGGCGCGAGGTCAAAACGATAGATGTCAGCCAGGAACGGAAGGGGGCCAGCATGATGGATGCGTTGCTGTCGATGTTTACGAATAAGGTAGAGGCGGCCTCCAAGCCAACCTCTCCCACGTCGACCACTTCGTCGCTGAAGGGTTGCACCAATCTGCTCGGAGACTTTGATGTGGGCGATGAACCGATGCTAACGGACGAGATTGCCGGTGCGGAAGCATCCAAAAGTCCAGCGGGAGAATGTTCCAGCGGTGGTGGAAGCCGGACGGAGTCTAGACCACGCTCGGCATGTGAACCCGGAACTAGCGGTGAATCGTACGGTGGCCGGGGTCGTTTACTTTGCCTAGATGGTGGCGGTATTAGGGGGTTGGTATTGGCACAAATGCTGTTGGAGATAGAAAACCTCTCCCAGACACCTATCGTGCATCTGTTTGATTGGATCGCTGGTACGAGCACCGGTGGCATACTGGCACTCGCGTTAGGCTGTGGCAAAACGATGAAACAGTGCATGTGTTTGTATCTGCGCATGAAGGATCAAGCGTTCGTCGGTTCGCGCCCGTATCCGAGCGATCCGCTCGAGACGGTACTGAAGGAACAGTTGGGTGAGTTTACCGTCATGTCGGACATCAAGCACCCACGGTTGATGGTGACTGGTGTGATGGCCGACCGGAAGCCGGTAAATTTGCACCTCTTCCGCAACTACGAGGCGGCCAGTGACATTCTCGGTATCGTAACGCCCTCGAACAATCGTGGtcaaccaccgccaccgcccaGTGAGCAGCTGGTGTGGCGTGCGGCCCGTGCAACCGGTGCCGCACCGTCCTACTTCCGTGCGTTTGGCCGTTTCCTTGATGGAGGATTGATTGCGAACAATCCGACGCTGGACGCCATGACGGAGATCCACGAGTTGAACGCTGCCCTGCACCATATTGGTCGGGCTGCCGAAGCAGTTCCG GTGTCGGTTGTAGTTTCACTCGGCACTGGATTAACACCCGTGGTGGATTTGAAGGAAATTGATGTGTTCCGTCCGGATAGCATATGGGACACGGCCAAATTGGCGTACGGAATTTCCACTATCA GTACCCTGCTGGTAGATCAAGCCACCGCATCCGACGGTCGGGTGGTGGACCGGGCCAGGGCATGGTGTAGCATGATTGGCATACCGTACTTCCGCTTCAATCCCCAGATGTCGGACGATATAGCGATGGATGAAAAGATTGATGAACCACTAATTAATATGCTGTGGGAGGCGAAAGCATACATGCACAGCAACCGGAAGCAGGTGATAGAGCTGATCAATCTGCTCAAGTAG
- the LOC128305378 gene encoding protein A16-like: MFLAQRNVAVVLLAIFVSLSLALQRVDDTVPKSKELGQQRKLIVDRKGRFLLPADFAVKKKRYSVGTRGVGTFFRAWRNCIEEGKSLATIESVEEQAFLESMLQSISARTRYWIAATNLGAADSNSLTWITTDLPVQTLPFDTTIEADSCYTLSPNGTWKLDGCDSSGKARPYLCEEYY; this comes from the exons ATGTTCCTTGCGCAAAGAAACGTTGCGGTGGTTCTGCTGGCGATTTTCGTCAGCCTATCGTTAGCCTTACAGCGTGTGGACGATACTGTCCCGAAGTCAAAGGAGCTTGGGCAGCAAAGGAAACTGATCG TTGATCGCAAGGGACGTTTCCTGCTGCCTGCTGATTTTGCCGTGAAAAAGAAACGGTACAGCGTCGGTACGCGGGGCGTGGGAACGTTCTTCCGTGCCTGGCGGAACTGCATTGAGGAGGGAAAAAGTCTGGCCACCATAGAAAGTGTCGAGGAGCAGGCATTTTTGGAGTCGATGCTGC AATCGATCTCAGCGCGCACCCGTTACTGGATAGCGGCTACTAACCTGGGTGCCGCAGATAGTAACTCGCTAACGTGGATTACAACGGACCTACCGGTACAAACCCTACCTTTCGATACAACTATAGAAGCAGACAGCTGTTACACACTGAGCCCAAATGGAACTTGGAAATTGGATGGCTGCGACAGTTCGGGAAAGGCTCGTCCATACCTCTGTGAAGAGTACTATTAA